The genomic interval CCTGACCGGTCCCGCGAGGGGTCATCCGCCCGCGCGCGGGGCCACGACCGGCAGCGGATACGGCGGGGGAGTGCCCCCGAATTCCGGGCAGACGGCCTGGTGGTCGCACCAGCCGCACAGCTTCGTCGGCCGGGGGCGCCACTCGCCCGTGTCGGTGGCCAGCTCGATGGCCTCCCAGAGCGCCCGCAGCTTGCGCTCCACGGCCAGCAGCTCCGCCTCGACCGGGTCGTACGTCAGCACGTCACCACTGCCCAGGTAGACGAGCTGGAGGCGGCGCGGCACCCGGCCGCGCAGCCGCCACAGCACCAGGGCGTAGAAGGTCATCTGGAACAGCGGCTCCGACCGGAACTGCGGGGACGGGGCCTTGCCCGTCTTGTAGTCCACGATGCGGACGTCGCCGGACGGGGCCACGTCCACCCGGTCGATGAAGCCCCGCAGCGTCAGCGCCGAGGAGCCCGCGCCCTCGATCACCGTCTCCACGTAGAGCTCGCGGTCCGCGGGCTCCAGACGGGTGGGGTCCTCCAGGGTGAACCAGCGCTCGACCAGCCGCTCCGCGTCCGCCAGCCAGGCCGCCAGCCGGTCCGCGTCGTGCGCGCCGTCCTCACCGGTGAAGAGCTCGGCCAGCTCCGGCCGGGCCGCCAGCAGCTTCTCCCACTCGCCGGGCACCAGGCCCTTCGCCCGGGGCGGGGTGCGCTCGGCCGCCGGGGCGTCGAAGAGCCGCTCCAGCACGGCGTGCACCACGGTGCCCCGGGTCGCGGCCGCGCTCGGCTTCTCCGGCAGCTTGTCGATCACCCGGAAGCGGTAGAGCAGCGGGCACCGCATGAAATCGGCCGCCCGGGAGGGCGACAGCGCGGCGGGGCGGGCGGGTACCCGCAGCCGCCGCGCCGCCTCACCGGACGCGGCGGCCTCCCCGCACCCTCCGGTCTCCGGGGCCCCGGCGGCCCCGGTGGCCTCGGTGGATCCCTCGGAAACGCCCGGCACGGACGGCTCGGCCGGCTGCCCGGCGTTCTCCTCAGTGGCGATACCCATGACAGGAACCCTACGGCCCGTCACTGACAGTCGGACGCATACCATCGACGACAGAGCACCTCGCACTGCATGATCGAGACAGCGCACCGCCGGTGCGAGGGCCGCATCCGACGAGGGGACACCGTGGAGAACAGCGGGCAGGGCCGGTCCGGCGGCGGGGGCGCCGGCACCCAGGACGAGCCCGGGAACCGCAGGCCGAAGCGCCCGCGCGAGGGCGGCGGCATCCTCATGGGCCGCCCCTTCGGCGTGCCCGTCTACGTGGCACCCAGTTGGTTCCTCGTCGCCGCCCTCATCACCTGGGTCTTCGGCGGCCAGCTCGACCGCGTCCTGCCCGAGCTCGGCGGCATCCGCTATCTGGTCTCCCTCTTCTTCGCCGTCGCCTTCTACGCCTCCGTGCTCGTCCACGAGCTGGCGCACACGGTCGCGGCCCTGCGCTTCAAGCTCCCCGTGCGCCGCATCCAGCTCCAGTTCTTCGGCGGCGTCTCCGAGATCGAGAAGGAGAGCGAGACCCCCGGCCGCGAGTTCGTCCT from Streptomyces albireticuli carries:
- a CDS encoding RecB family exonuclease, with translation MGIATEENAGQPAEPSVPGVSEGSTEATGAAGAPETGGCGEAAASGEAARRLRVPARPAALSPSRAADFMRCPLLYRFRVIDKLPEKPSAAATRGTVVHAVLERLFDAPAAERTPPRAKGLVPGEWEKLLAARPELAELFTGEDGAHDADRLAAWLADAERLVERWFTLEDPTRLEPADRELYVETVIEGAGSSALTLRGFIDRVDVAPSGDVRIVDYKTGKAPSPQFRSEPLFQMTFYALVLWRLRGRVPRRLQLVYLGSGDVLTYDPVEAELLAVERKLRALWEAIELATDTGEWRPRPTKLCGWCDHQAVCPEFGGTPPPYPLPVVAPRAGG